The DNA region TAATAGTTATTATTGCTTACTATGCCGAAAGAGATCCGACCTGTACAAATGCATACCATGGAGCAATTGCTTGCTCCGCTTGGTGTTACCAGTCAGCATAAAGGTCTGCATGTGATGTCGTTTAACCCCGAAGATGTTGAGGTCCCCATTCTGCACCCCTTCCGGTCAGATCATTTCTTTTTAACGCTGGTCCATGAAGGCGAGCTTTCAATCAATGCTAATCTTTTGGAGTATAAGGTAAAAAAGAACAATATGCTGATGATAGCGCCTAATACGGTCCGTCAGTTTCAGAATGTTTCGCCGGATTGCAGGCTCACTTCTGTAATATTTACCTCGGCGTATTTATCTGCTACCAGTATCCACACTAAAAATGTAGAAGCATTTGATTTTTTATCGTCGCAGGTGAACCCCTTGTTGGTTATCGATCAGGAATCAAAGGATACACTTACATCAATCCTGAATATTCTTGAAAGTAAAATAGAGGGCCGTAATGATCTGGCATTCCAGGATGAAGTTTTGTTAAACATTTTTACGGGTTTTATTTATGAGATAGGTGCTTTATATCAAAAACAACAAGCATTTGGGGAGGTAAAGGGTACACGAAAGGAAGAACTGACTTTTCGTTTTCTAAAAATCCTTCCGCAGCATTTTAAGGAGGAAAGAAGCGTACAGGCTTATGCTGCCATGCTGAATATCACCCCTAAAT from Mucilaginibacter sp. SJ includes:
- a CDS encoding AraC family transcriptional regulator encodes the protein MPKEIRPVQMHTMEQLLAPLGVTSQHKGLHVMSFNPEDVEVPILHPFRSDHFFLTLVHEGELSINANLLEYKVKKNNMLMIAPNTVRQFQNVSPDCRLTSVIFTSAYLSATSIHTKNVEAFDFLSSQVNPLLVIDQESKDTLTSILNILESKIEGRNDLAFQDEVLLNIFTGFIYEIGALYQKQQAFGEVKGTRKEELTFRFLKILPQHFKEERSVQAYAAMLNITPKYLSQTVKEITGKTAGEFIDEIVIMEAKVALNDPALTIAQIATYLNFADQFFFSKFFKKQCGTSPSKYRQTP